In a single window of the Megalobrama amblycephala isolate DHTTF-2021 linkage group LG3, ASM1881202v1, whole genome shotgun sequence genome:
- the cd44a gene encoding aggrecan core protein isoform X1 has protein sequence MWTLLLVVLATGSPALLQAAPVQGHIGRCSFAGVLHVEGTSLYSLTFQQALELCQSLDYKLATQEQIIEAYKKGLRTCRYGWIDDQNVMFLPHVNGPNCDSSSTEVTLHPKAAEYLSDVYCFNPSDSSVNCENTVKSNSEGLTNGNTAIENGKSHEDILKEVKTEGFLVDLEEILGRVKRETSPLNDMEVPKTVLPDVDMKPSTVATLDTKGPTNKPSFGKSSSSVSPSVFFFDTEGSGSASEFEPNQFTTRSITILPAEGRSIEIPVNPKKNNRILNASFEGQPEIVDTILPPESSKGNGPSTWLIIFAFCVVVGAIVCILAAIATRDKWYGPKQSRNIMTEEHNKDYSKTETLPLSEKEQEIVALMSVTNLKNGTTEDNIATCVDEREREYLM, from the exons ATGTGGACTTTGTTACTTGTAGTACTTGCTACTGGATCACCAGCTCTACTTCAGGCAGCTCCGGTTCAGG GTCACATTGGCAGATGCAGCTTTGCCGGTGTTCTCCATGTTGAGGGAACCAGCCTTTACTCTCTTACTTTCCAACAGGCTTTGGAACTGTGTCAGAGTTTAGATTACAAACTGGCAACACAGGAACAGATCATTGAAGCTTACAAAAAAGGCTTGAGAACATGCAG ATACGGCTGGATTGATGATCAAAACGTCATGTTCCTCCCACACGTTAATGGTCCAAACTGTGACTCCAGTTCTACGGAGGTCACCTTGCACCCTAAAGCAGCAGAGTATCTTTCTGATGTTTACTGTTTTAACCCTTCAG ATTCATCAGTAAACTgtgaaaatactgtaaaaagtaaCTCTGAGGGCTTAACTAATGGAAACACAGCCATAGAAA ATGGAAAGTCACATGAAGACATTCTTAAGGAGGTCAAGACGGAGGGCTTTCTAGTAGATTTGGAAGAGATACTGGGAAGAGTAAAAAGAGAAACATCCCCTTTGAATGACATGGAGGTCCCCAAAACAGTTCTTCCTGATGTGGACATGAAACCCTCTACTGTGGCTACCTTGGACACTAAAGGCCCAACAAACAAGCCCAGTTTTGGGAAGAGCTCATCCTCTGTTTCCCCCAGTGTTTTCTTTTTCGATACAGAGGGGAGTGGATCAGCATCAGAATTCGAGCCTAATCAATTCACAACAAGGTCGATTACCATCTTGCCAGCTGAGGGTAGATCCATAGAGATACCTGTgaatccaaaaaaaaacaatcgaATTTTGAACGCCAGTTTTGAAG GTCAACCTGAAATTGTTGATACCATTTTACCTCCAGAATCATCCAAAGGGAACGGACCATCTA CTTGGTTGATAATCTTTGCATTCTGTGTGGTTGTTGGAGCCATAGTATGCATACTTGCTGCTATTGCCACAAGAGACAA GTGGTATGGACCGAAACAGAGCAGAAACATCATGACTGAGGAGCACAACAAAGACTACAGTAAAACAGAAACGCTGCCACTGTCAGAAAAAGAGCAGGAGATAGTGGCGCTGATGAGTGTTACAAACTTGAAGAACGGTACAACAGAGGACAATATAGCTACCTGTGTGGATGAGCGTGAGAGAGAATATTTAATGTAA
- the LOC125265116 gene encoding methylthioribulose-1-phosphate dehydratase, which translates to MSSVVNTAHAESNGKEIGDQGHPRVLIPELCRLFYELGWVTGTGGGISLRHGEHIYIAPSGVQKERIQPEDLFVCDIDEKDISCPPPQKKLKKSQCTPLFMNAYTMRGAQAVIHTHSKSAVMATLMFPGKEFRITHQEMIKGIRKGNSGTNYRYDETLVVPIIENTPEEKDLKERMARAMDMYPDSCAVLVRRHGVYVWGETWEKAKTMCECYDYLFDIAVQMKQCGLDPAALPTEDKGIV; encoded by the exons ATGTCGTCGGTCGTGAACACGGCACACGCAGAGAGCAACGGGAAGGAGATAGGG GATCAGGGACATCCTCGTGTGCTCATCCCAGAGCTTTGCAGACTCTTCTATGAGTTGGGCTGGGTGACAGGAACCGGGGGAGGAATAAGCCTGCGGCATGG TGAGCACATTTATATAGCTCCCTCAGGTGTTCAGAAGGAGAGAATACAA CCAGAGGACTTGTTTGTTTGTGACATTGATGAGAAAGACATCAGTTGTCCACCTCCACAGAAGAAGCTGAAGAAAAGTCAATGCACACCCCTCTTCATGAACGCCTACACTATGAGAG GAGCTCAGGCAGTTATCCATACACACTCAAAGTCTGCTGTCATGGCAACTCTCATGTTTCCTGGCAAGGAATTCCGCATCACACATCAAGAGATGATTAAGGGGATTCGGAAAGGAAACTCAGGCACAAACTACAG GTATGATGAAACTCTAGTTGTTCCAATTATTGAGAACACCCCAGAGGAGAAGGACCTAAAAGAGCGCATGGCCAGAGCCATGGACATGTATCCCGACTCCTGCGCCGTTCTCGTCCGCAGACACGGCGTCTATGTCTGGGGAGAGACCTGGGAGAAAGCAAAGACAAT GTGTGAATGTTATGACTACTTATTTGACATAGCTGTTCAGATGAAACAATGTGGCCTGGACCCTGCTGCTCTTCCCACTGAAGATAAAGGCATTGTTTGA
- the cd44a gene encoding CD44 antigen isoform X2, with translation MWTLLLVVLATGSPALLQAAPVQGHIGRCSFAGVLHVEGTSLYSLTFQQALELCQSLDYKLATQEQIIEAYKKGLRTCRYGWIDDQNVMFLPHVNGPNCDSSSTEVTLHPKAAEYLSDVYCFNPSDSSVNCENTVKSNSEGLTNGNTAIENGKSHEDILKEVKTEGFLVDLEEILGRVKRETSPLNDMEVPKTVLPDVDMKPSTVATLDTKGPTNKPSFGKSSSSVSPSVFFFDTEGSGSASEFEPNQFTTRSITILPAEGRSIEIPVNPKKNNRILNASFEESSKGNGPSTWLIIFAFCVVVGAIVCILAAIATRDKWYGPKQSRNIMTEEHNKDYSKTETLPLSEKEQEIVALMSVTNLKNGTTEDNIATCVDEREREYLM, from the exons ATGTGGACTTTGTTACTTGTAGTACTTGCTACTGGATCACCAGCTCTACTTCAGGCAGCTCCGGTTCAGG GTCACATTGGCAGATGCAGCTTTGCCGGTGTTCTCCATGTTGAGGGAACCAGCCTTTACTCTCTTACTTTCCAACAGGCTTTGGAACTGTGTCAGAGTTTAGATTACAAACTGGCAACACAGGAACAGATCATTGAAGCTTACAAAAAAGGCTTGAGAACATGCAG ATACGGCTGGATTGATGATCAAAACGTCATGTTCCTCCCACACGTTAATGGTCCAAACTGTGACTCCAGTTCTACGGAGGTCACCTTGCACCCTAAAGCAGCAGAGTATCTTTCTGATGTTTACTGTTTTAACCCTTCAG ATTCATCAGTAAACTgtgaaaatactgtaaaaagtaaCTCTGAGGGCTTAACTAATGGAAACACAGCCATAGAAA ATGGAAAGTCACATGAAGACATTCTTAAGGAGGTCAAGACGGAGGGCTTTCTAGTAGATTTGGAAGAGATACTGGGAAGAGTAAAAAGAGAAACATCCCCTTTGAATGACATGGAGGTCCCCAAAACAGTTCTTCCTGATGTGGACATGAAACCCTCTACTGTGGCTACCTTGGACACTAAAGGCCCAACAAACAAGCCCAGTTTTGGGAAGAGCTCATCCTCTGTTTCCCCCAGTGTTTTCTTTTTCGATACAGAGGGGAGTGGATCAGCATCAGAATTCGAGCCTAATCAATTCACAACAAGGTCGATTACCATCTTGCCAGCTGAGGGTAGATCCATAGAGATACCTGTgaatccaaaaaaaaacaatcgaATTTTGAACGCCAGTTTTGAAG AATCATCCAAAGGGAACGGACCATCTA CTTGGTTGATAATCTTTGCATTCTGTGTGGTTGTTGGAGCCATAGTATGCATACTTGCTGCTATTGCCACAAGAGACAA GTGGTATGGACCGAAACAGAGCAGAAACATCATGACTGAGGAGCACAACAAAGACTACAGTAAAACAGAAACGCTGCCACTGTCAGAAAAAGAGCAGGAGATAGTGGCGCTGATGAGTGTTACAAACTTGAAGAACGGTACAACAGAGGACAATATAGCTACCTGTGTGGATGAGCGTGAGAGAGAATATTTAATGTAA